The following DNA comes from Oreochromis niloticus isolate F11D_XX linkage group LG23, O_niloticus_UMD_NMBU, whole genome shotgun sequence.
CTCCTCGGCTGAAATCTAAAAAATGGTGAGCACCACCCGGAAAGGACGTTTTTACTGTTTACGTGTCTGTCCTATATAGTCGCCTCACTACCCTGCAAAATCCTGACACATATACTCTGAGATATTTTATGCACAGATTTCCTTCTGTCCTTTTTATGtgcattttgttttatgtcagACTTCAGCCCAGGCAGCTACAGAGACTTAAATCTAAGAGCTCAGCTTTGCCTTAGTGCTTTGCTGCTGACTCGAACATCTGTGGTACACCTGCTCTGGCAGGCTCAGGCTCTCCTGGCACTCGCACAAACACACTGGATCGCTGCTCTGGACTGCACTGCAGAAACATCTCAGAGCTCGAACGCTCTAATGAACTGGCTCTCGTTTTACATTTGTCTTCAAACAGAAATTGCTGTTTTAGTTTATACTCCAACCCTGTTTCGTAAAATACCGGTTTGATTTGCTGCTGTCGCAAGTGAATCTGACGGTGCTCGGCAGCAGGTGCAGTTGTGATAATAATTTCACTCCAGCGTGTCCCATATTTCAGTTTTCCTGGAGTATATGTAATAAAAGGTTCGACACTGCTTCTCTGTGTGCATAAACCTCAGTTTTTGTTGCGCTGGCGAGTGTCTGGTGAAGGGGAGGGAGCGCTGTTAGGACTCGTGAGGCGTTTGGAGTCAGAGCCTGTTTTCAGAAATGTCTGTTTCACTTTCTCGTTGCATGGCTGAAATACTTCTGTTTTTGATTCGCTCTCTCAGCCTTGTGTTGTTTCTCTCCCCCAACTCGCTCACAGGTCCAAAAAGTTCTTCAGTTTCATCGAGAGCTGCCTCGTGAAGAATTACACGCAGCGCCCACCAACAGAGCAGCTGCTGAAGCACCCCTTCATCCGAGACCAGCCCAACGAGCGGCAGGTCCGCATACAGCTCAAAGACCACATCGACCGGACGAAGAAAAAGAGGGGCGAGAAAGGTGCGCGTGCTTCTGGTTTATCGTGAAAGGCTGGAAAAGTGTAGGATGCGTAAGCTGTGAGTGACTCCTGGTTTTTGTCCATGTGCAGATGAGACGGAGTATGAGTACAGTGgcagtgaggaggaggaagaggatccTCCTGAGCAAGAAGGAGAGCCCAGGTATGTTCTACACCTGTAGCATTTCCCTGAAAGGAAACAAGTGCACCTGCTCAGGTGGAGGCATTTCACAAAGCTCCAAccttctgtctctttcttaCACCGATACAGCTCAATTGTCAACGTGCCAGGTGAATCGACTCTACGGCGTGACTTCATCCGCCTGCAGCAGGAGAACAAGGAGAGGTCGGAGGCGCTCCgtcaccagcagctcctccaggaGCAGCAACTCCGGGAGCAAGAGGAGTACAAGCGGCAACTATTGGCAGAGAGGCAGAAACGTATCGAGCAACAGAAGGAGCAGAGAAGGCGGTTAGAGGAGGTGGGGTTTCGTTTCGACTCGTTGTGTCGTTTGTTGTGCTGTTTTTCGGGCAGTTTTTACcctctttttaatttatttgcccTCCACAAATACCCCCACAGCAACAGCGACGCGAACGGGAGATGAGGAGGCAACAGGAGCGCGAGCAGCGTCGTCGCGAGCAAGAAGAAAAGAGGCGCATGGAGGAGATGGATCGTAGAcgtaaagaggaggaggaacgCCGGCAGGACGAGAAGAGGAGGAACGATCGTGAGCAGGTCTGTTTCTGAAATGACTTTTACTGAAATTAAAGCCAGCGAAACACGAAGTGAAATGGTGTGTTGGTTCTGTAAAATGAAGACATGAAGCTCAGGGGTTACTTTATGTATTTATCGTAGTGCAGCAAAGCCAAAACATCCCTCTATCTGTTTTAAGATGGATTTTTAGGGTTGTACTTGGTGCTTATTTAAAGAGACACGACATGTGCAGCCTTGATGGGTTTTCTTTCCTGCTGACAGGAGTACATCAGGCGCCAGctggaagaggagcagagacaTCTCGAGATGCTGCAGGAGCAGCTGCTCCGTGAACAGGCCATGCTGCTGGTCAGTCGCACACAAACACTCAGCCTTCTTATTATATCACGATGTCCTTTCACCTCCATAACCTCcaaattttaaatgtatctACAAGTCATTTGCATATCTCAGGATTACAGCTTTTGATTTGATGTGttttactgactttttttttttttttttttgttaatgcaTGAAATTCTCAGGAGTTAGGCATTGAGTTGCTTGGATATTATATGTACTGAAGTTTGATCAGGACAGTAAGGCGGAGCCAAAGGTGAATAGGGTCgggatttttttaattttttttcctctcctttcttcatttcatttaaaggtgCTGTTGAGTCATTTTAGCCCACTTACACCAGGAATCAACCCTGATCCCTTTCACATTTGGTGATGGTGATGTCTTCTTGGACTGTAGTGTTTGCAGATGTGATGATGTAGTGAGAGTAGGGACCAGGTGGAGGTATGCATTGGAGATGGGTGAAActgaggcagatgatccactgtggtgacctgtaaagagagcagctgaaagaagttGTTATTCTAGCCCACTATgataaaaaaggttaaaaaaacaaacaaaaacaggaaaaatattttagattttaaCTTTTACAGTATTTGCATACGATTGTTTATCATTTATCAATAAAAAATGTGACTTCAACTTTATAAggatattttgttttaaattggaAGACATTCTAAGCTTTTTGCAAATCTGTCCTCTGCACATCGTGAATGGGTGATGTAAAATGGCCATGGGTCAGTGGTATAGCTAAATATGTCAAAGCGTATGAGTGTCTCCAGGTAGGGAGTGGGGTTTTGCTCTTTTGCCCAACCCACCCCGCCCTTCTCCACCCTTGAAACACACTGGCAATGCATGATAGACGGACATAAATGGATGTCATCAGGAAATGCTCCACAGCGCGGCTTTATTTTTAATAGGTGTTTGAGTCGTTTACACTGCAGAGTAATGTGAAGAAATTGTTCTTTCACGTGTTTAATAGTAATTATGATTTGGAGAGACAACTTTGTTTTGTGTGCACAGCACAAGTCAAACATGACTAAGAGTCAAAAGAAAGATTAAAGAGACGAAGATCACATCATAGTCTGCCTCTGTAAAGACTTGTTGTTGGGCCAAACATGGCCGCTGCCTCTTCTCTCCACCCTGAACCAACCCTACGCTCTGCGACAGGAGTTCAAGTGGCGGGAGCTCGAGGAGCAGCGCAAAGCCGAGCGTCTCCACAAGCGCCTGCAGCAGGAGCAGGCGTACCTGCTGTCCCTGCAGCACGACTCCAAGCAGCAACCTGGCGACAAAACAAAACTCCCATCAGACCATAGTAAGCCTCCACAGGCTGCCACTCTACCCCTGACAGAGCCCTCGCCACACTCCCACAAGCTCAGGTCCTCAACTCTGCCGTCTCTGTAGCGAGGGGCGCCTGCGAATCCTCCAGAGCCCCTCAGACGATCCCTGCAGACAGCAGTAAATCCCAGGCAGCAGGGCAGGAGAGGACTGATGAGAGTTTGAGCCGGGTCTCAAACTCCCCCAGCTCCCTTCAGACTGAAACCCCCTCTGACTCTAACCCTCCCCAGACAGAAAGCTCGGAGCCCGACAGCGAGCCTGTCAGTCAACCTCCTCAGCCTATCAGAGAGGTGAACCTCCTCCTCGGCTCTGCCTGTTCTTtccaccttcttcttcttgcttgCTTTCACACAGCCTCAGTGGTTATGATGATAAAGGATTGTTTTCCTCCCCACATACTTGCCTGTTGTGGGTGTTCTGGTCCAAAGCACTAACTAACATGTTACAGTGCAGGCGCTCTCAGACAGTCATCCTTTTGAAGGAAAGAAGCAGGGGGTCCAGGGAGAACCACAGGCAGACCTTTTTTGTGTCCTGAATAAAACAGACCTGCTCTCCTCCGCTGTCTCTTTGGCTCTTCCTCTCACTTCCACTGTTGCTCGTCATCCATCGGGACATTGTCATCTTAATTTAAATTTCGAGCTGGCTGAACGAGAGAGAAATATATTTAAGGTCTAGGAGAGTTAGAATAAAGAAGCTTTCAGGGattcctctttgtcttttgacATCCAGTCTGATAAATTCTTCAGTGTGGCTGTGTcgactctgtgtgtgtggactGGGCCACTGCATGTGGATGACTGAGGCCCAAACTAACACGCAGGGGCACCAAGCAGTGTCTCCGGCCTGCGTCATTAACAGCGATCTTTTTCCCCCACTGCATACTTAAATCCTGGGATGTGTGTTTGAAAGAGTCCCTCTGTTACGTCTGCACATGTATCTGTGTCTGTATGGCTGCCCACAGTTGGCTTCAAGCATGTTTAATATCGTTGTCACCGGATGTCTGTTGTTCCTGATCGTTGTCGGTTATATGTAAAAGTTTCCCAAGAGACCACAAGAACGATTTTCCCTGATACTCATCCCTTTTTTTCCACCCTCTACAATTCCTTCATCTCAGGCCGACGAGCGCTACCGTAAGAACATTCAGGGCTCCCCTCAGGCCGCCCCTCCTCCCAAGCAGCCCCCTCTGCCTCCTCGTTCCTCTGAACCGTTCTCCAACGGCGGCTCCTCCTCCGAAGCATCTGCCATGCACCGACCCATGGAGCCTCAGGTAACTCCTTCCTCCGCTGCTCCCTAGCcttttccttctcctcctcct
Coding sequences within:
- the LOC100696515 gene encoding mitogen-activated protein kinase kinase kinase kinase 4 isoform X6 — translated: MANDSPAKSLVDIDLASLRDPAGIFELVEVVGNGTYGQVYKGRHVKTGQLAAIKVMDVTEDEEEEIKLEINMLKKYSHHRNIATYYGAFIKKSPPGHDDQLWLVMEFCGAGSITDLVKNTKGNQLKEDWIAYISREILRGLAHLHAHHVIHRDIKGQNVLLTENAEVKLVDFGVSAQLDRTVGRRNTFIGTPYWMAPEVIACDENPDATYDYRSDLWSCGITAIEMAEGAPPLCDMHPMRALFLIPRNPPPRLKSKKWSKKFFSFIESCLVKNYTQRPPTEQLLKHPFIRDQPNERQVRIQLKDHIDRTKKKRGEKDETEYEYSGSEEEEEDPPEQEGEPSSIVNVPGESTLRRDFIRLQQENKERSEALRHQQLLQEQQLREQEEYKRQLLAERQKRIEQQKEQRRRLEEQQRREREMRRQQEREQRRREQEEKRRMEEMDRRRKEEEERRQDEKRRNDREQEYIRRQLEEEQRHLEMLQEQLLREQAMLLEFKWRELEEQRKAERLHKRLQQEQAYLLSLQHDSKQQPGDKTKLPSDHSKPPQAATLPLTEPSPHSHKLRSSTLPSL